From Spirosoma aerolatum, one genomic window encodes:
- a CDS encoding ATP-dependent Clp protease adaptor ClpS, with product MQPFEENDWSTDVDVLDEVIETDVHNLVVFNDDINTFDHVIETLIDVCHHTPEQAEQCTLLIHYKGKCTVKNGSWDELVPMRNEICRRGISAEVLN from the coding sequence ATGCAACCTTTTGAAGAAAACGACTGGTCGACGGATGTTGATGTACTCGACGAAGTGATTGAAACCGACGTGCATAACCTCGTCGTTTTTAATGATGATATAAATACCTTCGATCATGTCATCGAAACACTGATTGATGTTTGTCATCATACACCCGAACAAGCCGAGCAGTGCACCTTACTGATTCACTACAAAGGCAAGTGTACTGTCAAAAATGGTTCCTGGGATGAACTGGTCCCGATGCGGAACGAAATCTGCCGCCGGGGTATCTCTGCGGAAGTTCTCAATTAA
- the recR gene encoding recombination mediator RecR → MEYPSKLIEDAVNEVSKLPGIGKKTALRLVLHLLKRDEDQTEALAQSLTAMRTNVKYCQRCHNLSDNDLCTICASHKRDQSLICVVEDTRDVLAIENTAQYKGLYHVLGGIISPVEGIGPSDLQIESLMERLRGAEGEQVREIILAISPTMEGDTTAFYLQKKLKPFNLKISTIARGVPIGGDLEYADEVTLGRSILSRIAYE, encoded by the coding sequence TTGGAGTATCCATCCAAACTTATCGAAGACGCGGTGAATGAAGTGTCGAAGCTGCCGGGCATCGGGAAGAAAACCGCCCTTCGGCTTGTACTCCATTTGCTGAAACGCGACGAAGACCAAACCGAAGCGCTGGCCCAGAGCCTGACTGCGATGCGGACCAACGTCAAATATTGTCAGCGATGCCATAATTTGTCCGATAACGACCTGTGTACGATCTGCGCTAGTCATAAACGGGATCAGTCGTTGATTTGCGTGGTGGAAGATACCCGCGACGTACTGGCCATTGAAAATACTGCGCAGTATAAAGGCTTGTATCATGTGCTCGGTGGCATCATTTCGCCCGTAGAAGGCATTGGCCCCAGCGATTTGCAGATCGAGTCGCTGATGGAGCGGCTGCGTGGTGCCGAAGGCGAACAGGTACGGGAGATCATTTTGGCCATCAGCCCGACGATGGAAGGCGATACCACCGCCTTTTACCTTCAGAAAAAGCTCAAACCGTTCAATCTGAAAATCTCGACCATTGCCCGTGGTGTTCCGATTGGCGGTGATCTTGAGTATGCCGATGAGGTAACACTGGGCCGAAGCATCCTGAGTCGGATTGCGTACGAATAA
- a CDS encoding superoxide dismutase — protein MNRSEFLKLAFGASAGLIAFRSFGLSPAQAEGPFTLPALPYPTDALEPHIDKMTMEIHHGKHHKAYVDNLNKAVAGTDMAKMSIEALVKSVNASTPAAVRNNAGGHWNHTFFWNIMGPNAGGAPKGALAEAINKKYTSFDNFKTEWGKAATARFGSGWVWLIKNGNDVEIVSTPNQDNPLMALAEKKGTPVLGLDVWEHAYYLKYQNRRPDYVTAFWNVVDWNKVAKNFS, from the coding sequence ATGAATCGCTCCGAGTTTTTGAAACTGGCTTTTGGTGCTTCGGCCGGGCTGATCGCTTTTCGTTCCTTTGGATTGTCGCCTGCGCAGGCAGAAGGCCCGTTTACCTTACCCGCGCTGCCCTATCCGACCGATGCGCTCGAACCGCATATCGATAAAATGACGATGGAAATTCACCACGGCAAACACCATAAAGCCTATGTGGATAACCTTAACAAAGCTGTAGCCGGAACCGACATGGCGAAAATGAGCATAGAAGCGCTGGTGAAAAGCGTCAATGCGAGTACTCCGGCCGCTGTCCGGAACAATGCCGGTGGTCACTGGAATCATACATTCTTCTGGAACATTATGGGACCCAATGCAGGTGGTGCTCCCAAAGGTGCCCTTGCCGAAGCGATCAACAAAAAGTACACCTCGTTCGATAATTTCAAAACCGAATGGGGGAAAGCGGCAACAGCGCGGTTTGGGTCTGGCTGGGTGTGGCTGATCAAAAACGGCAACGATGTCGAGATTGTCTCAACACCTAATCAGGACAACCCCCTGATGGCTCTGGCCGAGAAGAAAGGAACCCCTGTGCTGGGCCTCGACGTGTGGGAGCATGCCTATTATCTGAAATATCAGAACCGTCGGCCCGACTATGTTACGGCATTCTGGAATGTGGTCGACTGGAATAAGGTTGCTAAAAACTTCTCGTAA
- a CDS encoding isopenicillin N synthase family dioxygenase gives MLSEELYNEIPSLDLADFNSGDSERKASFVQDLGRAFNQIGFVAIRNHGLSDDLVKRLYDSTQKFFSLPDSVKQKYEHPELNGQRGYVGKGKETAKGFKVADLKEFYHVGQPEPEGDMPANVFPDEDPEFGDATLEAYRTLENAGKQLLRAIALYLELPENYFDDKVRNGDSILRALHYFPLDPETTPEGAVRAAAHGDINLITLLMGASADGLEVLRRDGKWIGITALPDQVVVNVGDMLDRLTNHKLKSTIHQVVNPPREKMNQSRYSIPFFMHPRADMDLTSLETCIDAQHPKLYVDMTAGEFLDERLMELGLKKK, from the coding sequence ATGTTATCCGAAGAATTATACAATGAAATTCCGTCATTAGATCTGGCGGATTTCAACTCAGGCGATTCCGAGCGTAAAGCCAGTTTTGTGCAGGATTTAGGCCGGGCCTTTAATCAGATCGGCTTCGTGGCCATCCGTAATCACGGCCTGAGCGATGATCTGGTCAAGCGCCTTTACGATTCGACTCAGAAATTCTTTTCGCTGCCCGATAGCGTTAAACAAAAATACGAACATCCCGAACTGAATGGCCAGCGTGGTTATGTCGGTAAAGGCAAAGAAACGGCCAAAGGATTCAAAGTAGCTGACCTGAAAGAGTTTTACCACGTTGGTCAGCCCGAGCCGGAAGGCGACATGCCTGCCAACGTTTTCCCAGACGAAGACCCTGAATTTGGTGACGCCACGCTGGAAGCTTATCGCACGCTGGAAAATGCCGGAAAACAACTGCTGCGGGCTATTGCTTTGTATCTGGAACTGCCCGAAAATTATTTCGACGATAAAGTCCGGAATGGGGATAGCATTCTGCGCGCACTGCATTATTTCCCACTCGACCCCGAAACCACACCGGAAGGCGCTGTTCGGGCAGCCGCACATGGCGATATTAACCTGATTACGCTGCTGATGGGGGCTTCGGCCGATGGGCTGGAAGTATTACGTCGCGATGGTAAATGGATTGGCATTACCGCCCTGCCTGATCAGGTGGTAGTGAACGTGGGTGATATGCTCGACCGACTGACCAATCATAAACTGAAGTCGACGATTCATCAGGTGGTAAATCCACCCCGCGAAAAAATGAACCAGTCGCGGTACTCGATTCCGTTCTTCATGCACCCCCGCGCCGATATGGACCTGACCAGTCTGGAAACGTGTATTGACGCCCAGCATCCTAAGTTATATGTCGACATGACAGCGGGTGAGTTCCTGGACGAGCGCCTGATGGAACTGGGGCTTAAGAAAAAATAG